The following proteins are co-located in the Trichormus variabilis 0441 genome:
- a CDS encoding beta-lactamase hydrolase domain-containing protein — MDTVRKINNELAIAGQITPDQFQKITEDGYKSVLNLRSPDERGLLDNEQEKLEFLGLRYINFPMKFEEINNRTTLQILQTINELPKPLLIHCDNSIRSSVLALLYVATKQGITFEKALELSSNLGLI, encoded by the coding sequence ATGGATACTGTTAGAAAGATTAATAACGAGTTAGCGATCGCCGGACAAATTACACCTGATCAGTTCCAAAAAATCACTGAAGATGGTTACAAATCAGTGCTGAATTTGCGATCGCCTGATGAAAGAGGATTGCTCGATAATGAACAAGAGAAGCTTGAGTTTTTAGGACTACGCTATATTAATTTCCCCATGAAATTTGAAGAGATTAATAATCGAACCACACTACAAATCTTACAAACAATTAATGAATTGCCAAAACCTCTCTTAATTCACTGTGATAATTCTATTCGTTCCTCAGTTTTAGCACTTTTATATGTCGCTACCAAACAAGGTATCACATTTGAAAAAGCTCTAGAATTAAGCAGTAATTTAGGTTTGATATAG